The Gallaecimonas xiamenensis 3-C-1 nucleotide sequence ATCAGGCCCATTCCATTGCTCCCAAAGGCCCCAAGGCCCAGTTCCGTTCGGTAGATATGCAAGGCGAACTGGTTGTTAACGAGCCGGAGCGTTTCCTAGAGATGCTCATTAAAGGCATTGGGCCAGCCAAAGGTTTTGGCTGCGGTTTGATGTTGGTAAAAACAGCATCAATGTAAGGACACCGCCATGGCCTTTATCCCCTTAAGCCCGATCCCGCTTAAAGACCGGGTCTCGATGATCTTTTTGCAGTACGGGCAAATCGACGTGATCGATGGCGCCTTTGTACTGGTAGACAAAAACGGCGTTAGAACCCATATCCCGGTGGGCTCTGTTGCCTGCATCATGCTCGAGCCCGGCACCCGGGTCTCCCATGCGGCTGCCAAACTGGCGGCGACGGTGGGTACGCTACTGGTGTGGGTGGGGGAGGCTGGGGTGCGGCTCTATGCCAGCGGCCAGCCGGGCGGCGCCCGCTCTGACAAGCTCTTATACCAAGCCAAATTGGCTTTGGATGAAGAGCTACGCCTCAAGGTGGTGCGTAAGATGTTCGAGCTGCGCTTTGGCGAGCCGGCCCCCAGCCGCCGCTCTGTCGAACAGTTGCGCGGCATTGAAGGGGCCAGGGTGCGCGCTACTTATAAGCTGCTAGCCCAGCAATACGGTGTTAAGTGGCAGGGGCGGCGCTATGACCCAAA carries:
- the cas1e gene encoding type I-E CRISPR-associated endonuclease Cas1e, yielding MAFIPLSPIPLKDRVSMIFLQYGQIDVIDGAFVLVDKNGVRTHIPVGSVACIMLEPGTRVSHAAAKLAATVGTLLVWVGEAGVRLYASGQPGGARSDKLLYQAKLALDEELRLKVVRKMFELRFGEPAPSRRSVEQLRGIEGARVRATYKLLAQQYGVKWQGRRYDPKDWARGDKVNQCISAATACLYGITEAAVLAAGYAPAIGFIHTGKPLSFVYDIADIIKFDTVVPRAFAIASKHPSEPDKEVRLACRDIFRSDNVLGKLIPLIEEVLAAGEISPPPPPADAQPIAIPEPKPLGDAGHRSQ